TCgtcattgaagatcaagccttcgaatacctaaaagactacaaagttggtagaaattactctgtacaaattggaaactcttattcgtcATATGAACCCGTAAACAGAGGGGTAgcccaggggagtgtactgggactaatcttattctgcatctatactattggtctattgacAATACTACAAAGGCATTATGAGGAGGAGTTCAAATTATTTGcgaatgacacacaattttacttgtCCATAAATGacatagatgacactactgaaactccaaACCGAAtcattgatagtgttagagaatggatgccatttaaacaactaaaattaaatgagaacaaaactgagttcatggtggtaggtaagagaaacagcgtgagaaactttggtgatattcaaatgaacataaattatGACTTAGTGTCAATATCTAGGAAAATTCGAGATctgggtgtatttcttgactgtaatctatctctaaatgcccaaataaataatgtaatattgtttttatataaaagtaCGGGGAGGAGAATTCTGTAAAAAATTtgggataaactgtgttattaccaggattgactactgcaactctatctattacaatttatcaaaagtgcaacttaagaaattacaaaacataataaacagaggagcaagactgataaaaggtgtgccatctagagaaaggatcacccctctactaattgatttatactggctgccgattaaagcaagaattgaatttaaaatatgtataataactcACCAAATTATCataaccggtcgtccaaaatactttagagaattgctacatattgcgcagccaacaaatcatgtcgacacgagaataattacagatggcttcaaactgttggaacctagatgtatgtctTATTTAGGCTCCAGAGCCTGTAAATATTCggcccacgaaacattcgaatgattaaagacattaaggctttcaagagaaaactgaagactttcttatttaaacaatcttacaacagtgacgatttaatagtaaatgaacaatacgtgatctgaaacgataaatgctctgaacgaacaaggtaaaacaacagcggaggtcctgtagagagtggggttcttttgctgtatgggaccggaaaagcaaccatcaaagtaaaagtaacatACGCCACTAAACTTATAAACTATgttaaaacatgttctatcaatgtaaTTATGTGCAACAATACTCTTAATACATGCAGCTCATGTAGTATTACAggacaaaatacataacagtctcctctccTGAACTTGACATAGTACAAAAATGTACAAATCTAATCTTTCAAAGGGTCCCCCCTCTATTCATGCTATTTGGAAGTACTCTAACTTAATCCTGTACTCGTAGATAACTAGATTCCTAACCTACATTTGATGGTTGTACATTTTTTACAATATTTGATTCATTTGATTTAATTACTACTGAAAATTTTACATCTCTAACATTCAAAtgatctaaagatttttttttaacagctgtaattgatcaacatgacgttttgaAATATTTCCACTACTTTCAACATCATATTGTAAATTCCatatttcttttacaatttttcCTGGTACCCATTATTCTGGAGCATCTTATGATCTTACCATAACATTAGATAAATGGAGAAAATGTCTTAATTTAAGGAGACTTTGTAATTGCTTATACCCCTTTTTATCTAAATACAGCGTTCCCAACCTGGTGTGCTAGCACCCTCTGGGGGTGCTGAAATCAATTATTGGGGGTGCTGGGAAGCGATACACACATGACGGTGAAATATCACTTCCTAGCAAGGCGTGACTAGTTCTGCAGTACACGTGCGGTACTTGTTTGTATCTGATATGAGAGCGGCGAGACTGTGGGACCAGTGGCAACCAGACAGCTGCGCTGTAGTTGTTCAGTAGCAGTGCAACAGAGCAGTACAGCTCCTACATATTTGAGTTTTGTCGACATATCTAAGACTATCTTTGATTTCCAGTAATACTAGTAAGTCCATtggaaagtattctctctctctctctctctctctctctctctctctctctctctctctctctctctctctctctccaatgtgtcGCTCCATATCATTATCTGTAAAAGAAGTAATGACGTTTTTCAATACTAAAGTATTGAAAGACTAAAATCTTTGAACCCTGGTATCATAGGCGAGTGGCTTCGTAGCACGTGGGTAGGCTATGTTTTGAATCAGTGTGCATGCTGTCATTTCGCTTATTATTTTTCCTGAATTAGGTACATTACAGTTAACTGGTTGTTTTATGTTGATTCTTTATCTGAAATGAATATGTCAACATTTTCCGTGATAGTTTCTGGTCAAAATTAAAAATAAGTGTGcaagaattgaataataataataataaaaataataataaaacaaagttaGCCATCGGAATGTAGGGTACACACACACGTTTATTCATTACAAATTTtcaatgtatacacacatttgGAACATACACACCACATACAGGGTTTCAAATTTAGGTAAAAATACCTTAAAATAGAATAATCAGATCTCCTTTCACTAGTTTTGGCCAATAAGCAGTCTATTTTAGGGTTGCCATATCTGAACAGTCAAAATACCGGACGGTTCCCTCTTgaacacccccccaccccccttccagaATCGTAAGAAAAAAATACAGTTTGTGAGAGCTACCactaagtgcgtgtgtgtgtgcgcgcaaaaATGATTCGAAAGAGAAAAATGGACTGACCTCAAGGctgatatataaaaattatatttaatagttACATTGTTCTTTCTTCATTAGGTCTGTGGCTGCATCATAAATATcgagtgtgtttgtgtaaataatatatatatatatatatatatatatatgtatatatctatatatatatgtatatatatatatatatatatatacatacatataagctatatatatatatatatatatatatgcatgtatgtatgtatgtacagtacgtatgcatcctgtgtacacacacacacacacatatatatatatatatatacacacacatatatatatatatatatatatataaatacaatgtatacacacaatgtattttatatatatatatatatatatataaatacaatgtatacagacaatgtatttatatatatatatatatatatatatgtatatatatacatatatatatatatatatatatatatgtatataaatatatatatatatatatatatagatatatatatatatatgtatatataaatatatatttatatgtatatatatatatatatatatacatatatatatatatatatatatgtatctatatatatatatatatatatataaatatatatatatatatatatgtgtgtgtgtgtgtgtatataatgtttttatttattcattcgcaTCACGTTtatttattgctgctgttgttattgttgactttgTTGTTGTTATACTTATATTATACATCTATTTTCATCATTAAAGAATAAATCACGGACCTTTGGAGGAATTTTAATATTTCCCTCGGACGATGATTTTGACACCTAAATCCAGGACATATCTGAGACAATCCGGAAGTATTGCAACACTAGACTGtatttctaacatttttttttttttttttttttttttttatagaatcttgCTGCTTTCTTCTTGtcaaatatatttgttttactCTGTTTTCCTTTCTCCCATATCTTCTTATTTCTCCTCCCGTAACCTCATCCAGTACTATACCCGTCCAAAACCCGCCACCCATAGTTAAATCAATTTAATCAAagaaaggatggggaggccacaatcgatttttttttttaaaattagattACCGTTGGGAGGGCAGCAGTAATGAAGAGGTTAACCGTTAATAGCATTATGTTTTAATGATAATCTgagtctgtttctttatttcttaatgtCATTTATAGAAGTTTCGTTGTTGCTTTTTTGCTAGAATCCTCCTCTTCATTGATTTACAGGTTTATGTGAATTTGCCATGCCAAAGACACGCAAATGGAGTGATGAATATGTCAAATATGGTTTCACTGCACACCTGGACAATAAGGGATGACCATACTGGGCACAGTGTGTGACTTGCCATTTTATCATTTGCATCTCAAATTTGAggcctacagtgaaccctcgctacttcgcggttcgacaatcgcggattcaccacttcgcggggtttttccataacccatatatatatacatatcgcggattttccggaaatttcgaaaataccgcaatatctgaagaccccaaatacgatatttcgttacctgtaattccattaatactgtaattagtaatatctgctcttactgattgttcattgcattacatatgacatataattaagcacagaaagaaataaaacacgaaaagagaatgtgatcatacgataattcagtactgtatacagtacgtagtaaaattaaatcgaacatgaaacgcaaatcagatgcagtcataccatattagaatggtgtgtactgtaatggatatgcttcttttccatgaatcttttgtatgtatacgtacgtagtactgcatccaataatattctttgttgcaaaaatcacatttcgaataagcgtacgagagagagagagagagagagagagagagagagagagagaggcgtaaaatagcgtacgtaaagctgtattattattattgttattattattattattgttgttgttgttaataaaattattattgttattattattatcattatttattattattacggtattgtacttaatctacgtacgttcagtatgcgcggggcatcttctatgagtaggtaaccaacgcatcatagtactgtaagacgggttgtgattggttcaagcgctgatagatgacgaatcagaactcaagttttgtaatctagcctctgattggtgttttgaccgcttctccaacccgcagcatctctttccgcggtcactttgtctcccgctgtatcgctgtgttgacgttgttaattgtgaactttaatctgtgctgtgcgtgactgttttaagttgaactttttgttgaactttctgttaaaccctactgtacaatgcctcccaagccttctgcttctactaaggctggtagtgagcctaaacagcaccgaaagatgatgacgattgctgagaaggtgacgcttctcgatactatgttaaaagacagtagaagttacgcggccgcagacctcgaagacctgacgaaatcgggcagtgaagacagtgaaacacaggaagagttccaagaaaatgtcgaagaaacggtcttaacattagaacggcttgccaagctctgcaagcttgcgaatgaggtgaaagaaatgtcgcaagagtgggacgaggatatggttcgttctgtacaattctgcaccaagatcgatgaacacatggctccctacaggatgctcttgcgaaagaagaagcagcggcagcaacttccgatcacaatgccctcagaagaaattgaagaagtgtctcaggaagaagttgaagaggtgtcccaggaaaagacacctccgtctgaagagacgtaaaatactattattggctgcacagtagaagacatcatcagcttcatcatcatcatttctactgtgcagcaaattcatcgccatcatcattcaagtttttcttgaacttctttcgtggtgagtacagtaacaatctttatttttttacttaaacattttaatatttgtgtctgttttatagtttagtactgtatgcattaagttaaagggaaggttttaaaagcctatcatattttttttgtttaaaatttacatttacgtacgtaaaacaatctctctctctctctctctctctctctctctctctctctctctctctctctctctctctctctctcgtaaattgttttcctgctttgctacgtacagtatgtactgtatgattttatatagatacggtaaataatatttgtaataacatattttgtaaatgcttttactgtaaatatcattatttatcactttcatcatgcgcgttaaatgccttctttgttctgagcgtggttgtttactgagcgtactttatgacgccgtcgtttcaggtggcgtcataaagaaaaacatttcatttggaagtcctaaggaaaattaagtaaaacattggtaataacaaaatcaacatactgtatacatcaatataatcgatgcaaaaactaacctatacatatatgtgtacagtacactaaatgagtttgtttcttcattatgatcagagataaacgtaaacaaaacattggttgccattttttatcgtgctttttaggtgtttaggaaacgcatgatataaaatcgcctttaatatttgtgcctgttttagtttagggtactgtagtacatgcattaagtgttctgtacattaaagggtagtttgttaacagtactacgtacaagggaaggttttaatagtccgaatatacatgttaaataaataggtaaatatggtgtcaatacttcgcggattttcacctatcgcgcccgcgtctggaacctatctaccgcgataaacgagggttcactgtactagacTCCGAGACCACCAGTTGAAGCATCCAGCGACAGAGCATGAACAGTCTCTCGAGGCCTTGCAGGCGAAGAGGGCTAGATATGAATAAAAGTATACTACCCCGAACTTGAATTCAAGCCAGTGCAGATACCCTTTCTACAAGCTTCATATGAAGTGGCATACCAGTGCATTAGGGCCTAGGCTTCCTATTCGGCTCCAGAAAATTTTATTAAGCCATGCACCATTCGGATGGTTGAGTTAATTTTGGGAACAGAGGCAGCCAAGAAGATGAAGGATGTGCCTTTGTCCAATAATGTCATTGGAGGAAGAGTTAAAGATATGAGTTGCGACATCTTGGACCAAATTCTAGAGGAGATTCAAGCAAGTCCTACCCGCATTAGTCTGCAGttggatgaatcaactgatgtttcCAACCTAAGTCAACTGATTGTGTATAACCATTACATCAAAGATGGCGAGATTAAAGATGAATTCCTCCTCTGTTTGGCTTTGCAGACAACGACTAAAGCAGCAGATGTATTCCGACTCTTGGACGAATTCTTTCAGAAGCATCAGATCAAGTGGGAGGAGGAAGGATCAGTCTGCACAGATGGTACCCCAGCCATGCTGGGGAATAAGTCTGGATTTGCTGCTCTAGTGAAGGAGAGGGTACTAGATATCATTACGAAGCACTGTGTACTACATCGCCATGCTTTGCCGGTAAAGACATTGCACTCTCATTTCAAAGAAGTTCTGTCCGTCTGTGGTAAAGTTGTCAATTACATCCGGGGACGTGCTTTAAACCACAGAGTGTTCAAGTTATTTTTTGAGGAGATGGGAGGTGAAAATCAGGTGCTTCTCCTCCACACTGAAGTGTGATAGCTCTCCCGCGGAAAAATGCTGACACGTATTGCAGAGCTCGCTGATGAGATTGCAATATTTCTCCGAGATTATCAGAGTGATTTTGTTGAAAATTTTGAGGACAAAAATTTTCATTCTCTACCTCTCCTACCTGGCAGATATTTTCAGTCATCTGAATGATATCAACTTGTCCATGCAAGGCATATTTGCCGATAATAAGGATTGTACAGAGAACATAGAAGCCTTCAAGAAGAAAATATCACTGTGGAAGCGTCGAATCCATGGAGGAAATGTAGGAAGCTTTCCTATCCTGGATGAAAAAGATGGAGACAAGACAATCCAGCCAATGCTTGTAGAAAACATTGTTGCTCACCCCTCACTCCTAGAGACCACTATGGCACAATACTTCCCCATGGATCATTCATTTCCAGAATGGATACAGCAGCCCTTCTTGGCAGATGTGGATGATGATAATAACCTAAAGGAGGAGCTTATTGATCTGCAGGTGAACCAGGCTTGTCGAACAAAATTTCACACACTACCGCTGTCAGGTTTCTTGTGTGATCAGTTGGTAGCATACCCTGGATTAGCAAAGGCACCGCTGGAAATGAACATCCCATTTCCAACTACCTACCTCTGTGAAAAGGCTTTCTCCACCATGCTCCAAATCAAAACAACTGCCCGGAACTGACTTCAAATTAGGTTGCTTCATGATTGGAGGGTAGTTCTGGCCAACACAAAGCCTCGAATTGAGAAACTAGTTGCATATAAGCAACAGTAAAAATCACATTGATGTATGTACAGGATGATTGATTACCCAGttgtacatatttaaatccatgcaatttcattttttctcatttttttttatttcttttataaacaatattggtattttgtgttagttttaaggaatgaacaaaataaaattgatCAAGCAGTGCACTTCACATTCCCTTATCCTTCTAGTTACCTAGTAATAAGATATTAATAATTAGGATAATTAGCGGGTGCTGGACTGCTTAGACATGACAACAGGGGATGCTAGGGTTGGACAAGGTTGGGAAACACTTCTAAATCATATTGCAAACTTGGAttcaacaaatctaacttacacctaatccacCTCCTAATCAgcaaatttgatggtgtcatacCTGTTGTGCCATGCAGTGTTGTTCTATACGACAATAAGAATTTGACATAtgataaaacatattatttgcagttacttttctacacttcatgttaTACTTAAATGTTTGAACAGACATTTCAGCCTCTCCATCCGTGCAAGAATGATATagtgctgaaaatgtatgcttaataccatttacATCATAAAACAACTCTTTTGAGGTAAACTGTGAACCATTATCAGTTCCAACTCTTTCTGGAATACAATGTGAAGAAAAAAATTGCATTCATTCTTTTACTGCTGTGTAAGATGTTGTCTTTATTGGAATTACTTCttgccacttactgtaagcatctacatcTATTAAAAGCAAGTAACCTAAGAAAGTATCTGCGAAATATATGTCCATTCTTTACCATGAATAACTGAGTAAGTCCCATGGGTGCATTCCAGCAAATTGTAGATTGTTCTGTTGcaaaacacaattcatacaatttcgtacaaataattcaatatctttgTCTACAcatggccaccagacaaaagtccttgctATAAACTTTGATATGAGAATgctttggtgatcagcatgtatttcagacaaaaccttatttcttagggaactaggaataattactcttgaccctcTCATTATACAACCTTATGCTATGCTCAATTCAATCCAGATATCTTTATAGCGTTTAAAATTTGCCccatttccacataagtccctacctgtcattaaactctataaaatattactaattattGGGTCTTTCTAGTTATTGTGTGCAATATTAGTTGATGTAAGGGGTATATCATATATTGAAACTagcaatatactgtcatcatactcttctggtgctttgtctactggaaatctatataaagcatttgcatTACCCATCTTGGATGTAGAACGAAATTCTATATCCTAATGATATGCGACTAATATAATTGCTAAACGTTGTAGTCTTCCATCTACCAAAGTAGGTAAACTTGCTATTaaacccaatattgctaataaaagtTTATGATTTGTAGCAATGTGAAATTTTTCCTtctataaagatacatatgaaatttcccAACTCCATACACTAAAGCTAAGCCTTTTTTTTTGTTGGAGAGTAAATCCTTCCAGCCTTGTTCAATTCTCTAGTAGCCAAGGTGATTGGCTTTTGTGTTCCATCTGACAATACATgaaataatactgcacctaaatcTATGTGCGATAAattacaaactaatttaactggtaaatcccttCCATAGTGTAATAGAAATGTAGATAATaatatttcctgcttgattctttcaaaagattcctgacagtCTTTGgtccaattccactctacatcCTTATTCAccaa
This genomic stretch from Palaemon carinicauda isolate YSFRI2023 chromosome 21, ASM3689809v2, whole genome shotgun sequence harbors:
- the LOC137614974 gene encoding protein FAM200C-like; protein product: MVELILGTEAAKKMKDVPLSNNVIGGRVKDMSCDILDQILEEIQASPTRISLQLDESTDVSNLSQLIVYNHYIKDGEIKDEFLLCLALQTTTKAADVFRLLDEFFQKHQIKWEEEGSVCTDGTPAMLGNKSGFAALVKERVLDIITKHCVLHRHALPVKTLHSHFKEVLSVCGKVVNYIRGRALNHRVFKLFFEEMGGENQVLLLHTEV
- the LOC137614975 gene encoding protein FAM200C-like, with protein sequence MQGIFADNKDCTENIEAFKKKISLWKRRIHGGNVGSFPILDEKDGDKTIQPMLVENIVAHPSLLETTMAQYFPMDHSFPEWIQQPFLADVDDDNNLKEELIDLQVNQACRTKFHTLPLSGFLCDQLVAYPGLAKAPLEMNIPFPTTYLCEKAFSTMLQIKTTARN